The Pedobacter cryoconitis genome includes a window with the following:
- a CDS encoding phosphoenolpyruvate carboxylase, with translation MTQKLRVTGPRESIFNNEVVSRFELYNSLFLTLPFYKIKDTGTLLPLFIKHCEDGVKNLKTPAEIIKSFFERYTQTTDAKDIIDLLFRFIQYIERQVVLFDAVEDASFTKLNTTEDHSSLRSMLKKSEFNAELHDKIAKLIEDFSLRLVLTAHPTQFYPGSVLSIINDLTTAIKINDIVTINQLLQQLGKTPFFNKKSPTPVDEALSLTWYLENVFYFAAANIQSEIDSSLEEFNIPSKKVIELGFWPGGDRDGNPNVHAQDTIQVSKMLRQILFRCYYRDFRKLKRRITFRGVEETVYKVQDVLYKNAFDTNIEPANISDFLIENLNQIKDTLIEFHDGLFADLVDDLLRKVELFGSHFASLDIRQDSRVLRSVHAYCRQFKPIISLFPENFDELPEEEKIQLLSFKTAKVNYSGDADPLTTDTLQTIAEIRQIQQQNGELACHRYIISNCQQASDILQLMELFLWNGWDEKELTIDFVPLFETVSDLEGASEIMERLYTHPFYRKHLESRGNKQDIMLGFSDSTKDGGYLMANWSIFNAKVALTTTSVAHNIQLAFFDGRGGPPSRGGGKTHRFYASMGKEIANKNIQLTIQGQTISSQYGSIDSAEFNMEQLINAGISSGLKEKHNILLDSPHKDILNVMAKDSFDAFVALRKHPLFLNYLERFSPLSLLSKITISSRPVKRSSGEKLRLEDLRAISFVTAWGQLKQNIPGFYGIGTALKNQEASGNWDKICKTYQESGYFKTIIDNGMMSMSKTDFSITAHFAKDPEFGDFWKMLRDEYERSKEMLLKLAGHTTLMENYPVEKRSIAVREKIVLPLVLIQHFALENLQHELEDEQHQSYEKLAIRTVYGIVNAGRNSA, from the coding sequence TGTTTCTAACCCTCCCCTTTTATAAAATCAAGGATACTGGCACATTGCTGCCCCTTTTTATTAAACACTGTGAAGATGGTGTCAAGAATCTCAAGACTCCTGCTGAAATTATTAAGAGCTTTTTTGAGCGGTATACCCAAACCACAGATGCTAAGGATATTATAGATTTACTGTTCCGTTTTATTCAATATATTGAGCGTCAGGTTGTATTATTTGACGCTGTTGAGGATGCATCCTTTACAAAATTAAACACAACAGAAGACCATAGTTCCCTGCGGTCTATGTTGAAAAAAAGTGAATTTAATGCAGAGCTCCATGACAAGATAGCCAAACTGATCGAAGATTTCTCGCTCCGCCTGGTACTTACTGCACATCCAACGCAGTTTTATCCGGGTAGTGTACTCTCTATCATTAACGACCTGACTACGGCAATTAAAATCAATGATATTGTAACCATTAACCAGCTTTTACAGCAATTAGGTAAAACTCCGTTTTTCAACAAGAAATCTCCAACACCGGTTGATGAAGCTTTAAGCTTAACCTGGTATCTGGAGAATGTTTTTTACTTCGCCGCAGCCAATATACAGTCAGAAATAGACAGCAGCCTTGAAGAATTTAATATCCCTTCAAAAAAAGTGATAGAACTTGGTTTCTGGCCGGGCGGAGACCGTGATGGTAATCCGAATGTGCATGCACAGGATACTATACAGGTTTCAAAAATGCTTCGTCAGATCCTTTTCCGCTGTTATTACAGAGATTTCAGGAAATTGAAACGAAGGATCACTTTCAGAGGAGTAGAAGAAACAGTTTATAAAGTACAGGATGTACTCTATAAAAATGCCTTTGACACTAATATTGAACCGGCCAACATTTCAGACTTCCTGATAGAGAACCTGAACCAGATTAAAGATACCCTGATCGAATTCCACGATGGTCTGTTTGCAGACCTGGTAGACGACCTGCTGCGTAAAGTTGAACTTTTCGGCAGTCACTTTGCCTCTCTGGATATCAGACAGGATAGCAGAGTACTGCGTAGCGTTCATGCTTATTGCAGACAATTCAAGCCTATTATTTCCCTTTTCCCGGAAAACTTTGATGAATTACCAGAAGAAGAAAAAATACAATTGCTTTCTTTTAAAACCGCAAAAGTAAATTATTCGGGCGATGCAGATCCACTGACTACTGATACCCTGCAAACCATTGCGGAAATCAGACAGATCCAGCAGCAAAATGGAGAATTGGCCTGTCACCGCTATATTATCAGCAATTGTCAGCAGGCGAGCGATATCCTTCAGCTAATGGAATTGTTTTTATGGAATGGCTGGGATGAAAAAGAACTGACCATAGATTTTGTACCGTTGTTTGAAACAGTAAGTGATCTGGAAGGTGCTTCAGAAATCATGGAACGCCTGTATACGCATCCATTTTACAGAAAACATCTGGAAAGCAGGGGAAATAAGCAAGACATTATGCTTGGTTTCTCGGACAGTACCAAAGATGGTGGTTACCTGATGGCCAACTGGTCTATTTTTAACGCCAAGGTGGCCTTAACTACAACTTCGGTAGCCCATAATATACAATTGGCATTTTTTGACGGCCGTGGAGGCCCTCCATCAAGAGGCGGCGGTAAAACTCACCGTTTTTACGCTTCTATGGGAAAAGAGATTGCCAATAAAAATATACAACTGACTATCCAGGGACAGACGATCAGTTCACAATATGGCTCTATTGATAGTGCGGAGTTTAATATGGAGCAATTAATTAATGCTGGTATCTCGTCCGGATTGAAAGAAAAACACAATATTTTACTGGATTCGCCACATAAAGACATTTTAAACGTGATGGCAAAAGATAGTTTTGATGCTTTTGTCGCTTTACGTAAACACCCTTTGTTTTTAAATTATCTGGAACGCTTCTCCCCGCTCAGCTTATTGTCTAAAATCACAATCAGCAGCAGGCCGGTCAAAAGAAGTTCTGGTGAAAAACTACGTTTAGAAGATCTCAGAGCAATTAGTTTTGTAACTGCCTGGGGGCAGCTGAAACAGAATATTCCAGGTTTTTATGGTATAGGTACTGCTTTAAAAAATCAGGAAGCCTCAGGAAACTGGGATAAAATCTGTAAAACCTACCAGGAATCTGGTTATTTTAAAACGATCATAGACAACGGAATGATGTCTATGAGTAAAACAGACTTCTCTATCACTGCACATTTTGCCAAAGATCCTGAATTCGGCGATTTCTGGAAAATGCTCCGTGATGAATATGAACGTTCGAAAGAAATGCTTTTAAAATTAGCAGGACATACTACCCTGATGGAAAACTATCCGGTAGAGAAAAGATCTATTGCAGTCAGAGAGAAGATTGTACTTCCTTTGGTATTGATCCAGCACTTTGCTTTAGAGAACTTACAGCATGAACTGGAGGATGAACAGCATCAATCTTATGAAAAACTGGCGATCAGAACCGTTTACGGGATCGTAAATGCAGGCAGAAACTCTGCATAG